A stretch of the Neodiprion lecontei isolate iyNeoLeco1 chromosome 4, iyNeoLeco1.1, whole genome shotgun sequence genome encodes the following:
- the LOC107217677 gene encoding poly [ADP-ribose] polymerase tankyrase isoform X1 codes for MHIHHHNLYTTDVIKLEKITVLHCLNADITEAIFTMPAECIANPLQRELADSIIRMQTLDEIRILLACGAKPNEPVTQGLRPLHYAVWQRYEEAAQLLLVRGADIDAIDECGYSALHLAAEHGYLDLVKLLLKYGAKVDHRADTGELFPRTMLCDEPLRLALRNRHIEVARVLLEAGANPNKRYFFGSEINLVSPIDLECLELLLAFGALPNTRDRAGLTPLMKAARLPQGVTSVLLLLSYGASVNDYADARHDYRTVLHYAILGGDPEVINLLLKQGARLDLGPDYQKPSALDLAILKGDPSIVEMLLNAGANVNASSPIIGSPLHVACADNIPNRLEILSMLLERGADPNLVIRSDEGPALRPVLAEYVASNENPSVEVVALLLKYGARVVIKTQYRDPHGILNSLQNTADKPLLLRALLEAAESFDPCMIRRSSSLTDAQRALVMEAAQTPLPLTHQARLIVRKLCGPGLPKIVDSLQLPQSLHRYLLYDFY; via the exons ATGCACATACATCATCATAATTTATATACGACCGATGTCATCAAACTCGAAAAAATAACTGTGCTTCATTGTTTGAACGCCGATATCACAGAAGCAATTTTCACG ATGCCGGCGGAGTGCATAGCCAACCCCCTGCAGCGCGAATTAGCCGACTCAATAATTCGCATGCAAACTCTGGACGAGATCCGTATCCTTCTCGCGTGTGGTGCAAAGCCAAATGAGCCCGTAACCCAGGGTCTCCGACCTTTGCACTACGCCGTTTGGCAGAGGTACGAGGAAGCCGCGCAACTTCTGCTGGTACGAGGAGCCGACATCGACGCCATCGACGAGTGCGGATACTCGGCGCTCCATCTCGCCGCTGAACACGGCTATTTGGACTTGGTGAAGCTCCTCCTGAAATATGGAGCCAAGGTCGACCACCGTGCCGATACCGGAGAGCTTTTTCCCAGAACGATGCTGTGCGACGAGCCCCTCAGACTCGCCCTTAGGAATCGCCACATCGAGGTGGCCAGGGTGCTTCTCGAGGCTGGTGCCAACCCGAACAAACGATACTTTTTTGGCTCGGAGATAAATCTGGTATCACCGATAGATCTGGAGTGTTTAGAGCTCCTCTTGGCTTTCGGTGCTTTACCAAACACCAGAGATCGCGCTGGACTTACGCCGCTTATGAAAGCCGCACGGTTACCGCAG GGTGTGACGTCGGTCTTGCTCTTACTGAGCTACGGCGCTAGCGTGAATGATTACGCCGATGCCAGGCACGATTATCGGACAGTTTTACATTACGCCATTCTTGGAGGAGATCCAGAGGTGATCAATCTGCTGTTGAAGCAAGGTGCCAGACTAGACCTGGGGCCCGATTATCAGAAGCCGTCAGCCTTGGACCTGGCCATCCTTAAGGGAGACCCGAGCATTGTTGAAATGCTTTTGAACGCAG gAGCAAACGTGAACGCATCGTCGCCTATAATCGGGTCTCCACTGCACGTCGCATGCGCGGATAACATCCCAAATCGTCTTGAAATACTGAGCATGCTCCTGGAGCGAGGCGCAGATCCTAATCTGGTGATCAGAAGTGACGAGGGTCCTGCGCTGCGTCCTGTCCTTGCAGAGTACGTCGCCTCGAACGAGAATCCGTCGGTGGAGGTGGTGGCCCTCCTTTTGAAATACGGCGCCAGGGTCGTAATAAAAACCCAGTATCGCGATCCTCACGGGATTTTAAATTCCCTGCAAAACACGGCGGACAAGCCGCTGCTTCTCCGCGCCCTCCTCGAAGCCGCGGAGAGCTTTGATCCCTGCATGATTCGCAGATCCAGCAGCCTCACCGACGCCCAGAGAGCCCTGGTCATGGAGGCGGCCCAAACTCCGCTGCCTCTAACGCATCAGGCTCGTCTAATTGTCCGGAAACTGTGCGGACCCGGACTGCCGAAAATAGTCGATAGTCTTCAGCTGCCTCAGTCGCTGCACCGTTACTTGCTCTACGATTTTTACTGA
- the LOC107217677 gene encoding ankyrin repeat and SOCS box protein 13 isoform X3, with the protein MPAECIANPLQRELADSIIRMQTLDEIRILLACGAKPNEPVTQGLRPLHYAVWQRYEEAAQLLLVRGADIDAIDECGYSALHLAAEHGYLDLVKLLLKYGAKVDHRADTGELFPRTMLCDEPLRLALRNRHIEVARVLLEAGANPNKRYFFGSEINLVSPIDLECLELLLAFGALPNTRDRAGLTPLMKAARLPQGVTSVLLLLSYGASVNDYADARHDYRTVLHYAILGGDPEVINLLLKQGARLDLGPDYQKPSALDLAILKGDPSIVEMLLNAGANVNASSPIIGSPLHVACADNIPNRLEILSMLLERGADPNLVIRSDEGPALRPVLAEYVASNENPSVEVVALLLKYGARVVIKTQYRDPHGILNSLQNTADKPLLLRALLEAAESFDPCMIRRSSSLTDAQRALVMEAAQTPLPLTHQARLIVRKLCGPGLPKIVDSLQLPQSLHRYLLYDFY; encoded by the exons ATGCCGGCGGAGTGCATAGCCAACCCCCTGCAGCGCGAATTAGCCGACTCAATAATTCGCATGCAAACTCTGGACGAGATCCGTATCCTTCTCGCGTGTGGTGCAAAGCCAAATGAGCCCGTAACCCAGGGTCTCCGACCTTTGCACTACGCCGTTTGGCAGAGGTACGAGGAAGCCGCGCAACTTCTGCTGGTACGAGGAGCCGACATCGACGCCATCGACGAGTGCGGATACTCGGCGCTCCATCTCGCCGCTGAACACGGCTATTTGGACTTGGTGAAGCTCCTCCTGAAATATGGAGCCAAGGTCGACCACCGTGCCGATACCGGAGAGCTTTTTCCCAGAACGATGCTGTGCGACGAGCCCCTCAGACTCGCCCTTAGGAATCGCCACATCGAGGTGGCCAGGGTGCTTCTCGAGGCTGGTGCCAACCCGAACAAACGATACTTTTTTGGCTCGGAGATAAATCTGGTATCACCGATAGATCTGGAGTGTTTAGAGCTCCTCTTGGCTTTCGGTGCTTTACCAAACACCAGAGATCGCGCTGGACTTACGCCGCTTATGAAAGCCGCACGGTTACCGCAG GGTGTGACGTCGGTCTTGCTCTTACTGAGCTACGGCGCTAGCGTGAATGATTACGCCGATGCCAGGCACGATTATCGGACAGTTTTACATTACGCCATTCTTGGAGGAGATCCAGAGGTGATCAATCTGCTGTTGAAGCAAGGTGCCAGACTAGACCTGGGGCCCGATTATCAGAAGCCGTCAGCCTTGGACCTGGCCATCCTTAAGGGAGACCCGAGCATTGTTGAAATGCTTTTGAACGCAG gAGCAAACGTGAACGCATCGTCGCCTATAATCGGGTCTCCACTGCACGTCGCATGCGCGGATAACATCCCAAATCGTCTTGAAATACTGAGCATGCTCCTGGAGCGAGGCGCAGATCCTAATCTGGTGATCAGAAGTGACGAGGGTCCTGCGCTGCGTCCTGTCCTTGCAGAGTACGTCGCCTCGAACGAGAATCCGTCGGTGGAGGTGGTGGCCCTCCTTTTGAAATACGGCGCCAGGGTCGTAATAAAAACCCAGTATCGCGATCCTCACGGGATTTTAAATTCCCTGCAAAACACGGCGGACAAGCCGCTGCTTCTCCGCGCCCTCCTCGAAGCCGCGGAGAGCTTTGATCCCTGCATGATTCGCAGATCCAGCAGCCTCACCGACGCCCAGAGAGCCCTGGTCATGGAGGCGGCCCAAACTCCGCTGCCTCTAACGCATCAGGCTCGTCTAATTGTCCGGAAACTGTGCGGACCCGGACTGCCGAAAATAGTCGATAGTCTTCAGCTGCCTCAGTCGCTGCACCGTTACTTGCTCTACGATTTTTACTGA
- the LOC107217664 gene encoding uncharacterized protein LOC107217664, with protein sequence MSTFEETSVSLTRTMRPQEMEWDQTSTTALIQMYKERNCLWDTSHEFYKNRRQRREALMEMAHRFNCALADVEKKLYMLRSSFRKEYRRWNYAKLTAGPNNANLVRKPQWFALDLLMFLKDDVAKKSLTPLNANGPFKSDMNQELDIANSDIQNVFYYDSENSTLTPLEPGEVPLDYNVQQAGVPEAQKQSPGSTASKRNLSGEPALLELTSKRPKLRGDIDDPRIRVIKANDIQEKDAFAAFGNFVAEELKNIKDSSQIQLAKLRIHQILFDATRSFLKVPIPRL encoded by the exons ATGTCAACTTTCGAGGAAACTTCGGTAAGTTTGACCAGAACTATGCGACCGCAAGAAATGGAATGGGACCAGACCAGTACGACGGCTCTAATACAAATGTACAAAGAGAGAAATTGCCTCTGGGATACAAGCCACGAATTTTATAAGAATCGAAGACAGCGCCGCGAGGCACTCATGGAAATGGCACATCGTTTCAACTGCGCGCTAGCCGACGTTGAGAAGAAATTGTACATGCTCAGAAGCTCGTTTCGAAAGGAATATCGCAGGTGGAATTACGCCAAGTTAACAGCTGGTCCGAACAACGCGAACTTAGTTAGAAAACCGCAGTGGTTTGCGTTGGATCTGCTGATGTTTTTGAAGGACGACGTTGCTAAGAAATCGTTGACCCCGTTGAATGCTAACGGACCTTTCAAAAGCGATATGAATCAAGAACTGGATATTGCCAATTCG GACATTCAAAACGTGTTCTACTACGACAGCGAAAACAGCACGTTAACGCCCCTAGAACCGGGAGAAGTACCCTTGGATTACAATGTGCAGCAAGCTGGTGTCCCCGAGGCACAAAAACAGTCACCAGGATCAACAGCTagtaaaagaaatttaagCGGCGAACCAGCGCTCCTGGAATTGACCAGCAAACGACCGAAGTTACGAGGAGACATTGACGATCCGAGAATACGAGTGATCAAGGCGAACGATATACAAGAGAAAGACGCTTTTGCTGCGTTTGGAAACTTTGTCGCTGAGGAGCTGAAGAATATTAAAGACAGCAGCCAAATTCAGTTGGCAAAGTTGCGAATTCATCAAATACTCTTCGACGCTACTCGGAGTTTTTTGAAAGTCCCTATACCTAGATTGTAG
- the LOC107217677 gene encoding ankyrin repeat and SOCS box protein 13 isoform X2, whose product MLEHRTIFDMPAECIANPLQRELADSIIRMQTLDEIRILLACGAKPNEPVTQGLRPLHYAVWQRYEEAAQLLLVRGADIDAIDECGYSALHLAAEHGYLDLVKLLLKYGAKVDHRADTGELFPRTMLCDEPLRLALRNRHIEVARVLLEAGANPNKRYFFGSEINLVSPIDLECLELLLAFGALPNTRDRAGLTPLMKAARLPQGVTSVLLLLSYGASVNDYADARHDYRTVLHYAILGGDPEVINLLLKQGARLDLGPDYQKPSALDLAILKGDPSIVEMLLNAGANVNASSPIIGSPLHVACADNIPNRLEILSMLLERGADPNLVIRSDEGPALRPVLAEYVASNENPSVEVVALLLKYGARVVIKTQYRDPHGILNSLQNTADKPLLLRALLEAAESFDPCMIRRSSSLTDAQRALVMEAAQTPLPLTHQARLIVRKLCGPGLPKIVDSLQLPQSLHRYLLYDFY is encoded by the exons ATGCTGGAACATCGCACTATCTTCGAT ATGCCGGCGGAGTGCATAGCCAACCCCCTGCAGCGCGAATTAGCCGACTCAATAATTCGCATGCAAACTCTGGACGAGATCCGTATCCTTCTCGCGTGTGGTGCAAAGCCAAATGAGCCCGTAACCCAGGGTCTCCGACCTTTGCACTACGCCGTTTGGCAGAGGTACGAGGAAGCCGCGCAACTTCTGCTGGTACGAGGAGCCGACATCGACGCCATCGACGAGTGCGGATACTCGGCGCTCCATCTCGCCGCTGAACACGGCTATTTGGACTTGGTGAAGCTCCTCCTGAAATATGGAGCCAAGGTCGACCACCGTGCCGATACCGGAGAGCTTTTTCCCAGAACGATGCTGTGCGACGAGCCCCTCAGACTCGCCCTTAGGAATCGCCACATCGAGGTGGCCAGGGTGCTTCTCGAGGCTGGTGCCAACCCGAACAAACGATACTTTTTTGGCTCGGAGATAAATCTGGTATCACCGATAGATCTGGAGTGTTTAGAGCTCCTCTTGGCTTTCGGTGCTTTACCAAACACCAGAGATCGCGCTGGACTTACGCCGCTTATGAAAGCCGCACGGTTACCGCAG GGTGTGACGTCGGTCTTGCTCTTACTGAGCTACGGCGCTAGCGTGAATGATTACGCCGATGCCAGGCACGATTATCGGACAGTTTTACATTACGCCATTCTTGGAGGAGATCCAGAGGTGATCAATCTGCTGTTGAAGCAAGGTGCCAGACTAGACCTGGGGCCCGATTATCAGAAGCCGTCAGCCTTGGACCTGGCCATCCTTAAGGGAGACCCGAGCATTGTTGAAATGCTTTTGAACGCAG gAGCAAACGTGAACGCATCGTCGCCTATAATCGGGTCTCCACTGCACGTCGCATGCGCGGATAACATCCCAAATCGTCTTGAAATACTGAGCATGCTCCTGGAGCGAGGCGCAGATCCTAATCTGGTGATCAGAAGTGACGAGGGTCCTGCGCTGCGTCCTGTCCTTGCAGAGTACGTCGCCTCGAACGAGAATCCGTCGGTGGAGGTGGTGGCCCTCCTTTTGAAATACGGCGCCAGGGTCGTAATAAAAACCCAGTATCGCGATCCTCACGGGATTTTAAATTCCCTGCAAAACACGGCGGACAAGCCGCTGCTTCTCCGCGCCCTCCTCGAAGCCGCGGAGAGCTTTGATCCCTGCATGATTCGCAGATCCAGCAGCCTCACCGACGCCCAGAGAGCCCTGGTCATGGAGGCGGCCCAAACTCCGCTGCCTCTAACGCATCAGGCTCGTCTAATTGTCCGGAAACTGTGCGGACCCGGACTGCCGAAAATAGTCGATAGTCTTCAGCTGCCTCAGTCGCTGCACCGTTACTTGCTCTACGATTTTTACTGA
- the LOC107217693 gene encoding NADH-ubiquinone oxidoreductase 49 kDa subunit, whose product MAAAVLGTVLRKSAGFPLVGKGLLKNGAGLYFIDQKRDAHQSGIDMEYLKQFHGPVMYPDEYTSQYPTTYRIELEPPREQVIQNSFLNFGPQHPAAHGVLRLVLELDAETVIRSDPHIGLLHRGTEKLIEYKTYTQALPYFDRLDYVSMMCNEQCYSLAVEKLLNIDVPIRAKYIRVLFAEITRILNHIMGIGTHALDIGALTPFFWLFEEREKLMEFYERVSGARMHAAYIRPGGVALDMPLGLMDDIYEFATKFAERCDEVEDLLTENRIWVARTVDVGVVSYEDALNCGFSGVMLRGSGIKWDLRKSQPYDAYDLVDFDVPIGVKGDCYDRYLCRVEEMRQSLRIIHQCLNQMPPGEIRTDDAKIAPPPRSEMKSSMEALIHHFKLFSQGYQVPPGATYTAIEAPKGEFGVYLVSDGGSKPYRCKIKAPGFAHLAALDMIGKKHMLADIVAIIGTLDVVFGEIDR is encoded by the exons ATGGCCGCTGCGGTTCTGGGCACCGTCCTGAGAAAATCTGCAGGATTTCCTCTCGTGGGAAAAGGCTTGCTGAAAAATGGAGCTGGCCTCTATTTTATCGA CCAAAAGCGAGATGCTCATCAATCTGGTATCGATATGGAATACCTAAAACAGTTCCATGGTCCGGTAATGTACCCGGATGAATACACGTCGCAGTATCCGACGACGTATAGAATTGAACTGGAGCCACCTCGTGAACAGGTTATTCAGAAttcgtttttgaattttgggCCGCAACATCCGGCAGCTCACGGTGTGCTACGTCTGGTGCTTGAACTTGACGCTGAAACCGTTATAAGATCTGATCCTCACATTGGACTGCTGCACCGTGGAACTGAGAAATTGATCGAATATAAAACCTACACCCAGGCTTTACCCTATTTCGATCGTCTCGATTACGTCTCGATGATGTGCAACGAACAGTGCTACTCATTGGCTGTTGAGAAATTGCTTAACATCGATGTTCCAATTCGCGCTAAGTACATTCGTG TTCTTTTTGCTGAGATCACCCGAATTCTAAATCATATTATGGGTATTGGTACTCATGCGTTGGATATCGGAGCCCTGACTCCATTTTTCTGGCTGTTCGAAGAGCGTGAGAAACTTATGGAATTTTACGAGCGTGTTAGTGGTGCCCGTATGCACGCGGCCTATATTCGACCAGGTGGAGTTGCATTGGACATGCCATTGGGTCTGATGGATGACATCTATGAGTTCGCTACTAAGTTTGCAGAAAGATGTGATGAAGTTGAAGATCTCTTGACAGAGAACAGAATCTGGGTAGCACGCACCGTAGACGTAGGTGTAGTTTCCTATGAAGATGCACTAAATTGTGGATTTAGTGGTGTCATGCTGCGTGGTTCTGGAATAAAATGGGACCTACGAAAGTCGCAGCCATATGACGCTTATGATTTGGTTGACTTTGATGTTCCCATTGGAGTCAAAGGAGATTGTTACGATAG ATATCTCTGCCGTGTGGAAGAAATGCGTCAGTCTCTAAGAATCATTCATCAGTGTTTGAATCAGATGCCTCCAGGTGAAATCCGTACTGATGATGCGAAAATCGCTCCACCACCTCGCTCGGAAATGAAGTCCAGCATGGAAGCACTCATTCATCATTTCAAACTCTTCAGTCAGGGCTACCAGGTACCGCCTGGCGCTACTTATACAGCAATTGAAGCGCCAAAGGGAGAATTTGGTGTGTATCTTGTCAGCGATGGCGGCAGCAAACCGTATCGCTGTAAGATCAAAGCGCCTGGTTTTGCTCACTTGGCTGCCCTAGATATGATCGGGAAAAAACATATGTTGGCAGATATTGTGGCCATCATTGGTACACTGGATGTAGTATTTGGCGAGATTGATCGATGA